From Pelmatolapia mariae isolate MD_Pm_ZW linkage group LG22, Pm_UMD_F_2, whole genome shotgun sequence, a single genomic window includes:
- the aste1b gene encoding protein asteroid homolog 1, with product MGVHGLTTFVEGNRHFLQDVKFRDSRLVIDGCSLYFRLYFSHGLDQLHGGDYDAFASLLTQFLTALATCNIQPYVVLDGGMDPSNKKFDTLRQRLQSKIKEADNLSHGRNGSVLPILTRDVFIQVLIQSGVPLIQCPAEADWEIACLAQEWKCPVLTNDSDFYIFDLPGGYLPFRFFQWTNLNGKASQRYILARCYTTAGLCRLFGGMNPELLPLCAVLTGNDYGTPKDTEALLSLLDASLLRRGGGRGKGRSPPSRIEGLLLWLSSFKTVAEALEEVSSLMGEEGCKGKRGQKGGLASRLLACMQEYHIKAPSSVARWFSGGKAFQGGQTSGLAQLPECLSTAALQGRLPPLVLDALVMHRVLLIPQVENSKLASSHCSSRAIRQAVYGILLHRSQDNVTEGRVGGTQPMKGPGGEIQDMRMQENRQGMRGGRERGGRGCGGRGQSINAAFSKEQAAGSSTVQAQGVPISVEEYDRLDLNLKKNEVEAVPLRNHVHLDRLGQAPAAVRLGALLQVLGVNQSALVSVPFQLQLAVAVTGFWFREATPTPSQPQVQALVLGMVYGEVFLNTQLGAIHYQHTVPQPNWALEHKVCAGLDRQRVRPGERRGVDIGMAHSFSQWQACLWSALCLNQLLLLPLPEPHLSWLFSGTLVHGLVRYLKGGRDAESLLPRGSLSAQLYSSLLNAVRNCSSKPTHSSSESGRRGRGRGRGGRGRGRRGRGGRGRGAQGGGRDANEINNRFALLMSEEEPDDDDEDY from the exons ATGGGTGTCCATGGTCTGACGACCTTTGTGGAGGGGAACAGACACTTCCTACAAGATGTGAAGTTTAGGGACAGTCGGCTCGTTATCGATGGCTGCAGTCTTTATTTCCGCCTGTACTTTAGCCACGGATTGGATCAGCTGCATGGAGGGGACTACGATGCCTTTGCTTCCCTGCTCACCCAGTTCCTCACTGCACTGGCAACCTGTAACATCCAGCCATATGTGGTTCTGGATGGAG ggATGGACCCCAGTAACAAGAAGTTTGATACTCTACGCCAGCGCCTGCAGTCCAAGATAAAAGAGGCAGACAACCTCTCTCACGGCCGCAATGGCTCTGTCCTCCCCATTCTTACAAGAGACGTCTTCATTCAGGTCCTCATCCAGAGTGGAGTCCCACTCATCCAGTGTCCAGCTGAGGCTGACTGGGAGATTGCGTGCTTGGCACAAGAGTGGAAATGCCCAGTGCTGACAAATGACAGTGACTTTTATATCTTTGACCTTCCAG GAGGTTATCTGCCATTCCGTTTTTTCCAGTGGACCAACCTTAACGGTAAAGCCTCGCAACGCTACATCTTAGCTCGCTGCTACACCACTGCCGGCCTGTGTCGCTTGTTCGGGGGCATGAACCCCGAGTTGCTCCCTTTATGTGCTGTTCTGACTGGAAATGACTACGGAACTCCAAAAGATACTGAAGCCCTTCTTTCTCTGTTAGATGCAAGTCTGTTAAGGAGAGGTGGCGGCAGGGGTAAAGGTAGATCACCCCCTTCTCGTATTGAAGGCCTCCTTCTTTGGCTGTCCTCTTTTAAAACTGTGGCTGAGGCCTTAGAAGAAGTGAGCAGCCTAATGGGGGAGGAAGGCTGTAAGGGCAAAAGAGGGCAGAAGGGTGGTCTTGCATCCAGGCTGCTGGCATGTATGCAGGAGTACCATATCAAGGCTCCGAGCTCTGTGGCCCGCTGGTTTTCTGGAGGTAAGGCATTTCAGGGAGGGCAGACCTCTGGGCTGGCACAGCTGCCGGAGTGCCTGTCGACAGCAGCACTTCAGGGTCGGCTTCCTCCCTTGGTGCTTGATGCTTTGGTGATGCACAGGGTCCTTCTCATTCCGCAGGTGGAGAACAGTAAACTAGCTAGCAGCCACTGTAGTTCTAGAGCCATTCGGCAGGCTGTATACGGGATATTACTGCACAGATCTCAAGATAATGTAACTGAAGGAAGAGTTGGAGGTACACAGCCAATGAAGGGGCCAGGAGGTGAAATACAAGATATGAGGAtgcaagaaaacagacagggaatgAGAGGTGGGAGAGAGCGAGGAGGAAGGGGGTGTGGAGGCAGGGGTCAGAGCATAAATGCAGCATTTAGCAAGGAACAAGCAGCTGGGTCATCAACAGTCCAGGCTCAGGGCGTGCCCATTTCTGTGGAAGAGTATGATCGCTTGGACCTGAACTTGAAGAAGAACGAAGTGGAGGCAGTTCCACTCAGAAACCATGTACACCTGGATAGACTTGGTCAG GCTCCTGCAGCAGTCCGACTTGGTGCCCTGTTACAAGTCTTGGGCGTGAACCAGTCAGCCTTAGTTTCCGTTCCTTTCCAGCTGCAGCTGGCTGTAGCTGTGACAGGATTCTGGTTTCGAGAGGCCACACCGACACCCTCACAGCCCCAGGTGCAAGCTTTGGTCCTAGGCATGGTTTATGGAGAAGTCTTCTTGAACACACAGCTTGGAGCTATCCACTACCAACACACTG TCCCGCAGCCAAACTGGGCCCTGGAACATAAAGTGTGTGCAGGGCTGGATCGACAACGTGTGAGACCAGGAGAGAGACGGGGAGTAGATATTGGAATGGCTCACAGTTTCAGCCAATGGCAGGCCTGCCTTTGGAGTGCACTTTGTCTAAATCAGCtactgctgctgccgctgccaGAACCTCATCTCTCATG GTTGTTCAGTGGTACGCTGGTGCACGGCCTCGTCAGGTATCTGAAAGGAGGCCGAGATGCTGAGTCTCTGCTGCCTAGGGGATCTTTGTCTGCGCAGCTCTACTCCTCCCTGCTgaatgctgtgaggaactgcagttcCAAACCCACTCACTCATCCTCAGAATcagggaggagggggagaggCAGAGGGCggggagggagaggaagaggaagaagagggagaggtggaagaggaagaggagctcAGGGAGGGGGGAGAGATGCTAATGAAATAAACAACCGGTTTGCTCTCCTTATGAGCGAGGAAGAGCctgatgatgacgatgaggaTTATTGA